The following coding sequences lie in one Brevibacterium marinum genomic window:
- a CDS encoding PHP domain-containing protein, with the protein MVIDLHVHTAFSDGTQTPSELMSEASMEGIDVVGITDHDTTAGWAPAEAAARVYGLGLVRGMEISCRHEGISVHLLSYLHDPYDTGLAEVVEETRRARLDRTHLIIDRLAEDYPIDMDAVLAVSGEDATIGRPHIADALVAADIVESRTEAFASILSSRGKYHVSLPTIDPITAIALIREAGGVSIFAHPRAAMRGLVVPDTAMTEFITAGLDGLEVDHRDNPPAEREVMRRLAHEHELIITGSSDYHGTGKPNRLGEHTTTDHMFSQLLERAGTRHGGVDFIQG; encoded by the coding sequence ATGGTCATAGATCTCCATGTGCACACTGCATTCTCGGACGGGACTCAGACCCCGTCCGAACTCATGTCCGAGGCGTCGATGGAAGGCATCGATGTGGTCGGCATCACGGACCATGACACCACGGCCGGGTGGGCTCCCGCGGAGGCCGCCGCCAGGGTCTACGGCCTGGGCCTGGTCCGCGGAATGGAGATCTCGTGCCGCCATGAGGGAATCAGCGTACACCTGCTGTCCTACCTCCACGACCCCTATGACACCGGCTTGGCCGAGGTGGTCGAAGAGACCCGACGCGCCCGTCTCGATCGCACGCACCTGATCATCGACCGCCTTGCGGAGGACTATCCCATCGACATGGATGCGGTCCTCGCCGTCTCCGGTGAGGACGCGACGATCGGCAGGCCCCACATCGCCGACGCGCTGGTGGCCGCGGACATCGTCGAATCACGCACCGAAGCATTCGCTTCGATCCTCTCCAGTCGCGGCAAATATCACGTGAGTCTGCCGACGATCGATCCGATCACCGCGATTGCTCTGATCAGGGAGGCCGGGGGAGTCTCGATCTTCGCCCACCCGCGTGCCGCGATGCGCGGCCTGGTGGTCCCCGACACCGCGATGACGGAGTTCATCACCGCGGGACTCGACGGACTCGAGGTCGACCATCGAGACAACCCGCCGGCGGAGCGTGAGGTCATGCGCAGGCTCGCCCATGAACACGAGCTCATCATCACGGGCTCGAGCGACTATCACGGCACAGGCAAGCCCAATCGGCTCGGTGAGCACACGACGACCGACCACATGTTCTCGCAGCTGCTCGAGCGGGCCGGCACCCGTCATGGGGGAGTCGACTTCATCCAGGGGTGA
- a CDS encoding aminopeptidase P family protein — translation MTDQTAGSSESTQALDDRVNNRSHRPNSQAFRDFVAEGWDRTPLDAQALAAAGFTPARRAKVSAAFPGERLVIPAGGLKVRSNDTDYRFRAHSAFIHLTGLETDSEPDAVLVFEPEDDTHSVTLYFRPRAGSDTVEFFSDSRYGEYWVGPRADLEAMSTMTGIATESSATVDDAVTKDLGAISVRLVRQADVRIDSVIDLARTQVQADLETSEAGDAELAQLLSELRLIKDDHEIDALREAVAITRSGFDNVVASLPDALTHRRGERVIETAFETAARSDGNGVGYDTIAASGNHACTLHWIRNDGVVREGDLVLVDAGAEADSLYTADITRTLPVSGAFTDVQAKIYDAVLDASDAAFAVAADHVNRQVKFREVHDAAMEIIAARLEEFGILPVSAAQSLSPEGQQHRRWMVHGTSHHLGLDVHDCAQARADMYLDAVIEPGMVFTIEPGLYFKLDDLLLPEEFRGNGVRIEDDVLVTAEGVENLSADFPRTRDEVEAWVQRR, via the coding sequence ATGACAGACCAGACTGCAGGCAGCTCAGAGTCCACCCAGGCCTTGGACGACCGCGTGAATAACCGTTCTCACCGACCCAACTCCCAAGCGTTCCGCGATTTCGTAGCCGAAGGCTGGGACCGGACCCCACTCGATGCGCAGGCTCTGGCAGCAGCCGGTTTCACCCCGGCACGACGGGCGAAGGTCTCCGCCGCCTTCCCCGGTGAGCGACTCGTCATCCCCGCCGGCGGCCTCAAGGTCCGGTCCAACGACACCGACTACCGGTTCCGCGCCCACTCGGCGTTCATCCACCTCACCGGGCTCGAAACGGATTCCGAACCCGACGCCGTCCTCGTCTTCGAACCGGAGGACGACACCCACAGTGTGACCCTCTACTTCCGTCCCCGTGCCGGTTCGGACACCGTCGAGTTCTTCTCCGACTCCAGATATGGAGAGTACTGGGTCGGACCCCGCGCCGATCTTGAGGCGATGTCGACGATGACGGGGATCGCCACGGAGAGCTCAGCAACCGTCGACGACGCCGTCACCAAGGACCTCGGGGCGATCTCGGTCCGACTCGTGCGTCAGGCCGATGTCCGCATCGACTCGGTCATCGATCTCGCCCGCACCCAGGTGCAGGCCGACCTTGAAACCTCCGAGGCCGGCGATGCGGAACTGGCTCAGCTGCTGTCGGAACTGCGTCTGATCAAGGACGACCACGAAATCGATGCCCTGCGCGAGGCCGTGGCCATCACCCGGTCCGGCTTCGACAACGTCGTCGCCTCTCTGCCAGACGCGCTGACGCACCGGCGCGGCGAACGCGTCATCGAGACCGCCTTCGAGACCGCGGCCCGCTCCGACGGCAACGGCGTCGGCTATGACACGATCGCGGCCTCCGGCAATCACGCCTGCACCCTGCACTGGATCCGCAATGACGGTGTCGTCCGCGAGGGTGACCTCGTTCTCGTCGATGCCGGGGCGGAGGCGGATTCCCTCTACACGGCCGACATCACCCGCACCCTGCCGGTCTCGGGTGCCTTCACCGATGTCCAGGCGAAGATCTACGATGCGGTTCTCGACGCCTCGGACGCGGCCTTCGCGGTCGCCGCCGACCACGTCAACCGTCAGGTGAAGTTCCGCGAGGTCCACGACGCCGCGATGGAGATCATCGCCGCTCGCCTCGAGGAGTTCGGGATCCTCCCGGTCTCAGCTGCCCAGTCGCTCTCGCCCGAAGGGCAGCAGCACCGCCGCTGGATGGTCCACGGCACCAGCCACCATCTGGGCCTCGACGTCCACGACTGTGCGCAGGCCCGGGCGGACATGTACCTCGATGCGGTAATCGAGCCCGGTATGGTCTTCACGATCGAACCGGGCCTGTACTTCAAGCTCGACGATCTGCTCCTGCCCGAGGAGTTCCGCGGCAACGGCGTGCGCATCGAAGACGACGTCCTCGTGACTGCCGAAGGCGTGGAGAACCTCTCCGCGGACTTCCCCCGCACCCGGGACGAGGTCGAGGCCTGGGTGCAGCGACGATGA
- a CDS encoding P1 family peptidase has protein sequence MTPQPFRGRGILEIPGIAVGHAGRLDSDRLTGLTAVLPPSGARAGVDVRGGGPATHETDVIAPGTHSHGADAIVLTGGSALGLASVTGVVGTLAEAGRGFPAAGLEGTHIPLVPAAAIFDLGRGDGIPRPPTADDGAAAARAALRSVSEAEQTTEVRGSLGAGLGARSGMQSMRSSLGSSAIRLPSGHTVAALVAANPLGTIGTAEGGLWAHPLLRSFGFDLPRVATLPAPPATEDRAASAKNTTIAVVATDAALDPAQVTRMASGAHAGIARAVHPSHTLFDGDTVFGIATGEVGLSEGFADSTRDLVAITAAAADVLSLAIIDAHAAAAPVPDAWGQPPTLRDVSPDFAEAFSALP, from the coding sequence ATGACTCCGCAGCCGTTCCGGGGCCGGGGGATCCTCGAGATCCCCGGGATCGCTGTGGGCCACGCCGGTCGACTCGACTCGGATCGGCTGACCGGACTCACCGCTGTCCTGCCACCATCGGGGGCACGGGCCGGCGTCGACGTCCGCGGCGGCGGCCCGGCCACCCATGAGACCGATGTCATCGCCCCAGGGACCCATTCCCACGGCGCCGATGCGATCGTCCTCACCGGCGGGTCCGCCCTGGGACTGGCGAGTGTGACCGGAGTCGTCGGCACCCTCGCCGAGGCGGGCCGTGGTTTTCCCGCCGCCGGGCTCGAGGGCACTCACATCCCGCTCGTCCCCGCCGCCGCGATCTTCGACCTGGGCAGAGGCGATGGGATCCCCCGTCCGCCCACGGCCGACGACGGCGCCGCAGCGGCCCGGGCCGCGCTGCGGTCCGTGAGCGAAGCCGAGCAGACGACGGAGGTCAGGGGCAGCCTCGGCGCGGGTCTGGGAGCTCGTTCGGGAATGCAGAGTATGCGCAGCTCGCTCGGATCCTCTGCGATCCGGCTGCCCAGCGGTCACACCGTCGCCGCCCTCGTGGCGGCGAACCCTCTGGGCACTATCGGAACCGCAGAGGGCGGCCTCTGGGCGCATCCCCTGCTGCGTTCGTTCGGATTCGATCTGCCGCGGGTCGCGACCTTGCCCGCACCGCCCGCGACAGAGGACCGGGCCGCCTCGGCGAAGAACACGACCATCGCCGTCGTCGCCACCGACGCGGCACTCGACCCCGCCCAGGTCACCCGAATGGCCTCGGGCGCACATGCCGGAATCGCCCGCGCGGTCCATCCCTCGCACACTCTCTTCGACGGCGACACCGTCTTCGGCATCGCGACCGGAGAGGTGGGCCTGTCGGAGGGATTCGCCGACTCCACACGCGATCTGGTCGCGATCACGGCCGCCGCCGCCGACGTTCTGAGCTTGGCGATCATCGACGCCCATGCCGCGGCCGCACCCGTTCCCGATGCATGGGGTCAGCCGCCGACGCTGCGCGACGTCTCCCCCGACTTCGCGGAGGCTTTCAGCGCGCTGCCCTGA
- a CDS encoding calcineurin-like phosphoesterase C-terminal domain-containing protein, with translation MSPRRLRPSAVTGLSACAVLAMMAPFAGASSAQAAEAPAELYEGHVQVDRGQADDPQTLQGQVFDDVNENSKLDGDETGVPGVAVTNGIDVAQTDGDGTYELPVRDNMTVSVTQPAGWQVPVDSDNFAQFSYNHMPEGSPGDFKYGGIEPTGETPKAVNFPMIESESTASAKQDCAIASDTQAYDKTEMGYARDGAVGDLADRNDYKGCGVLLLGDNVGDDLSLNDELRDIYSSMNGPVRAAPGNHDQDYDSPDDAHALDTFRDQFGPSHFSYDVGKTHFVVLDSIEYSGDESTKKYKENIGEEQLDWLANDLKNVPKSAHVVIATHAPIVDHQQVIVDDATDLYDVIADYPNAVTIGGHTHTQENLIAGEQREEWAAEGIDELSHTQIVAGAVSGDWYSGGLNADGLPYAFTRDGSEPGVLTLGFDGADRSERYTVRNESADHQLLLGVNSPAWREWAQTAQDWQDADKAGTEPESISSRVVTREDLEQGDTWLTSSFLAGTSDARAEVSFDGKQNVVAEHTQPGEGEALQKGWEYTDPYTASQNLRTSGSVGQTSSHLWRAQLPDDLGLGTHSAEVTGTDRYGREYTQTLRFTVVEDEEAAETQSAKLLNSDGFDTQQEKKVEDPEGLDSDEARQAESN, from the coding sequence ATGTCCCCAAGACGACTCCGACCGAGCGCGGTGACCGGGCTGAGCGCCTGCGCCGTCCTCGCCATGATGGCCCCGTTCGCGGGAGCGAGCTCCGCACAGGCGGCCGAGGCACCCGCCGAACTCTATGAAGGTCACGTACAGGTAGACCGCGGTCAGGCGGACGATCCGCAGACCCTGCAGGGGCAGGTGTTCGACGACGTCAATGAGAACTCGAAGCTCGACGGGGACGAGACCGGTGTTCCCGGCGTCGCCGTGACCAACGGCATCGATGTCGCCCAGACCGACGGAGACGGCACCTATGAACTTCCCGTCCGCGACAATATGACGGTCTCGGTCACCCAGCCCGCGGGCTGGCAGGTGCCCGTCGACTCGGACAATTTCGCGCAGTTCAGCTACAACCACATGCCGGAGGGGTCGCCGGGCGACTTCAAGTACGGCGGCATCGAACCCACGGGCGAGACGCCCAAGGCCGTGAACTTCCCGATGATCGAGTCGGAATCGACAGCCTCGGCGAAGCAGGACTGCGCGATCGCCTCGGACACGCAGGCCTATGACAAGACCGAGATGGGCTACGCCCGTGACGGTGCCGTCGGTGATCTTGCCGACCGCAACGACTACAAGGGCTGCGGAGTCCTCCTCCTCGGCGACAACGTCGGTGATGACCTCAGCCTCAACGACGAACTACGCGACATCTACTCGAGCATGAACGGGCCTGTCAGGGCGGCCCCGGGCAACCACGACCAGGACTACGACTCGCCCGACGATGCCCACGCGCTCGACACCTTCCGTGACCAGTTCGGTCCCTCGCACTTCTCCTACGATGTCGGCAAGACCCATTTCGTCGTCCTCGACAGCATCGAGTACTCGGGCGACGAGTCGACGAAGAAGTACAAGGAGAACATCGGTGAGGAGCAGCTCGACTGGTTGGCCAATGATCTGAAGAACGTGCCGAAGAGCGCACATGTGGTCATCGCCACGCACGCTCCGATCGTCGACCACCAGCAGGTTATCGTCGATGATGCGACCGATCTCTACGACGTCATCGCCGACTACCCGAATGCGGTGACCATCGGCGGGCACACGCACACGCAGGAGAACCTCATCGCCGGCGAACAGCGTGAGGAATGGGCCGCCGAAGGCATCGACGAACTCTCTCACACCCAGATCGTCGCGGGCGCCGTCTCCGGTGACTGGTATTCGGGCGGGCTCAACGCGGACGGCCTTCCCTACGCCTTCACCCGCGACGGATCGGAGCCGGGCGTGCTCACCCTCGGCTTCGACGGTGCCGATCGCAGCGAGCGCTACACAGTCCGCAACGAATCCGCCGATCACCAGCTGCTGCTGGGGGTGAACTCACCCGCATGGCGAGAATGGGCGCAGACGGCACAGGATTGGCAGGACGCCGACAAGGCCGGCACGGAACCCGAGTCGATCTCCTCACGCGTCGTCACCCGTGAGGACCTCGAACAGGGTGATACCTGGCTGACCTCGAGCTTCCTCGCCGGCACCTCAGATGCCCGGGCCGAGGTCAGCTTCGACGGCAAGCAGAACGTCGTCGCCGAGCACACACAGCCCGGCGAGGGTGAGGCGCTGCAGAAGGGCTGGGAGTACACCGACCCGTACACGGCCTCTCAGAACCTGCGGACCTCGGGCAGCGTCGGCCAGACGAGCTCGCACCTGTGGCGCGCTCAGCTGCCTGATGACCTCGGACTCGGCACGCACAGCGCCGAGGTGACCGGCACCGACCGCTACGGCCGCGAGTACACGCAGACGCTGCGGTTCACGGTCGTCGAGGACGAGGAAGCCGCGGAGACACAGTCGGCGAAGCTGCTGAACAGCGACGGCTTCGACACCCAGCAGGAGAAGAAGGTCGAGGACCCCGAGGGACTTGACTCCGACGAGGCGCGCCAGGCCGAGTCGAACTGA
- a CDS encoding magnesium transporter MgtE N-terminal domain-containing protein, translating to MSGPPKRVFVARLIAVPVFDPLGDQVGRVRDAVIVYRATMRQFPRVIGLVVEVPGRRRVFVPMGRVTSIDSGQVITTGLVNMRRFEQRRSETLVVNDLLDRRLRLREDDSPVQIEDVGIEQQVNKDWEVTRLFVRRVQERSAFSAFRRRGETMQISWTDTEHPVDSDDDQEATQLIAAYQDTKPADLADVLFEMKPERRLQVARALDDERLADVLEELPDETRVELLTALDTQRAVTVLEEMEPDDAADLLGELSDEQAERFLTLMEPDDAEDVRTLLSYDDDTAGGLMTTEPVILTPETTVAEALAHVRREDLPAALAAAVFVCRQPIETPTGKYLGIVHIQEMLRHPPHEAVGIMLDTEVEPLPPDSPLGEVTKLLAAYNLVSVPIADENDHLIGVVTVDDVLDELLPDDWRVNGRDDHRSR from the coding sequence ATGAGTGGTCCACCGAAACGAGTCTTCGTCGCACGCCTCATCGCCGTCCCCGTCTTCGACCCCCTCGGAGACCAGGTCGGACGCGTCCGAGACGCCGTCATCGTCTACCGCGCCACCATGCGGCAGTTCCCCAGAGTCATCGGGCTCGTCGTCGAAGTTCCGGGCCGACGACGCGTCTTCGTCCCCATGGGCCGGGTGACGTCGATCGACTCCGGTCAGGTCATCACCACGGGGCTGGTGAACATGCGCCGCTTCGAACAGCGGCGCTCGGAGACTCTGGTCGTCAACGACCTCCTCGACCGTCGCCTGCGGCTGCGCGAGGACGACTCTCCCGTCCAGATCGAGGACGTCGGGATCGAGCAGCAGGTGAACAAGGACTGGGAGGTGACCCGTCTCTTCGTCCGCAGGGTCCAGGAGCGCAGTGCGTTCTCGGCCTTCCGCCGTCGCGGTGAGACGATGCAGATCTCCTGGACCGACACCGAGCACCCGGTCGATTCCGACGACGACCAGGAAGCCACCCAGCTGATCGCGGCCTACCAGGACACGAAGCCGGCCGACCTGGCCGACGTCCTGTTCGAGATGAAGCCCGAACGCCGTCTCCAGGTCGCTCGGGCCCTCGACGACGAGCGCCTCGCCGATGTCCTCGAGGAACTGCCCGATGAGACCCGGGTCGAGCTACTGACCGCCCTCGACACTCAGCGCGCTGTGACCGTGCTCGAAGAGATGGAGCCCGACGACGCGGCCGACCTCCTCGGTGAGCTCAGCGATGAGCAGGCCGAACGGTTCCTCACGCTCATGGAACCCGACGACGCCGAGGATGTGCGGACCCTGCTGTCCTACGATGATGACACCGCCGGCGGGCTGATGACCACAGAACCGGTGATCCTGACTCCAGAGACCACCGTCGCCGAGGCGCTCGCCCATGTCCGCAGAGAGGACCTCCCCGCAGCGTTGGCGGCGGCCGTCTTCGTCTGTCGGCAGCCGATCGAGACCCCCACCGGCAAGTATCTGGGCATCGTCCACATCCAGGAGATGCTGCGCCATCCGCCACACGAAGCCGTCGGCATCATGCTCGACACCGAGGTCGAGCCGCTGCCGCCCGACTCACCGCTCGGTGAAGTCACCAAACTGCTGGCGGCGTACAATCTGGTGTCGGTGCCGATCGCCGACGAGAACGACCACCTCATCGGCGTGGTCACCGTCGATGACGTCCTCGACGAACTGCTGCCCGATGACTGGCGGGTCAACGGCCGCGATGATCACAGGAGCAGATAA
- a CDS encoding DUF1003 domain-containing protein, with protein MATDDFDIPRTSRRRLPNIAMSPETFGRGAEGFARFMGTPAFLVGMTVFCAVWLLWNTVLPESWQFDPRSLNFTLLTLILSLQASYAAPLILLAENRSTDRDRVEFEHDRQRAERNLADTEYLAREVAALRIAMREVATRDFIRSELKDLLKELEEDAQGTADEDERGDRADPEQVGWRPRDE; from the coding sequence ATGGCTACCGACGATTTCGACATTCCCCGCACGAGCCGACGCAGGCTGCCCAACATCGCCATGTCTCCGGAGACCTTCGGCCGCGGCGCCGAGGGGTTCGCCCGCTTCATGGGCACTCCCGCCTTCCTCGTCGGCATGACCGTGTTCTGTGCCGTCTGGCTGCTGTGGAACACAGTTCTGCCCGAATCCTGGCAGTTCGACCCTCGGTCGCTGAACTTCACGCTTCTGACCCTGATTCTGTCCCTGCAGGCCTCCTACGCCGCACCGCTGATCCTGCTCGCGGAGAACCGCAGCACCGACCGTGACCGGGTCGAGTTCGAGCATGACAGGCAGCGGGCCGAACGCAACCTCGCCGACACCGAATACCTGGCCCGTGAGGTCGCGGCACTGCGGATTGCGATGCGAGAGGTCGCCACCCGCGACTTCATCCGCTCCGAGCTCAAGGACCTGCTCAAGGAACTCGAGGAGGATGCACAGGGGACCGCTGACGAGGACGAACGGGGTGACCGGGCCGACCCCGAACAGGTAGGCTGGAGGCCCCGAGACGAGTGA